From one Cyprinus carpio isolate SPL01 chromosome B3, ASM1834038v1, whole genome shotgun sequence genomic stretch:
- the LOC109108882 gene encoding uncharacterized protein LOC109108882, producing MQGIIPKNKTKGTDFCGINNYYYIIRSDLGCYMQASNFNKALDITILSLHPACQNGDHYLGSGDGYFYIIKGKSYRRVSNLTTDSGGVVYSLHPNCQGGDHYLGAFGKFYIIFQGKGTYRRTTNMNKDSDAVEYQLHPNCRNGLYYWGLPDHYYFLKPVSEWGVEYYKGTNFNKDECTAVYSVHPDVLNFLPGGLSMTKGPAFGIWENIKTISNDSNTPMTWQKKIIKRVGYNKEKMSQITHNWKIALSTSAESKDLLGLIAKYQFSFSTEYGGSHVSTENESWNEATEVEENLTFELKPNERLYLWQYKIGLGQEPVLFCRDLKIDDEPNPPTEVPLPPAK from the coding sequence ATGCAGGGTATTATTCCCAAGAACAAAACCAAAGGTACTGACTTCTGCGGCATAAACAACTACTATTATATAATCCGCTCTGACCTCGGCTGCTATATGCAGGCAAGTAATTTTAATAAAGCTTTAGACATCACTATTTTGAGTCTGCACCCTGCCTGCCAAAATGGAGACCATTACCTTGGTAGTGGAGATGGCTACTTTTACATCATCAAGGGCAAGTCATACCGCAGAGTCAGCAACCTGACAACAGACAGCGGTGGTGTGGTTTACAGCCTTCATCCCAACTGCCAGGGTGGAGATCACTACCTCGGAGCCTTTGGCAAGTTTTACATCATCTTCCAAGGAAAGGGCACTTACCGAAGAACAACAAACATGAATAAAGACTCGGATGCTGTAGAATACCAGCTGCATCCCAACTGTAGAAATGGTCTGTATTACTGGGGCCTGCCAGACCACTACTACTTCCTCAAGCCCGTCTCAGAGTGGGGAGTTGAGTACTACAAAGGGACCAACTTCAACAAAGATGAGTGCACTGCTGTCTATTCTGTTCATCCCGATGTTCTTAACTTCCTTCCTGGAGGGCTGTCAATGACTAAAGGCCCAGCCTTTGGCATTTGGGAGAACATTAAAACCATATCTAATGACAGCAATACACCAATGACAtggcaaaagaaaatcattaaaagGGTCGGATACAATAAGGAGAAGATGTCCCAGATCACACACAACTGGAAGATAGCCTTGTCAACCTCGGCTGAATCTAAAGATCTCTTGGGGTTAATTGCAAAGTACCAGTTCTCCTTTTCAACTGAATACGGAGGTTCACATGTCAGCACTGAAAATGAAAGCTGGAATGAAGCGACTGAAGTGGAAGAAAATCTCACATTTGAGCTGAAACCAAATGAGCGTTTATATCTGTGGCAGTACAAAATTGGTCTTGGTCAAGAACCAGTGTTGTTCTGCCGTGATTTAAAGATCGATGATGAGCCAAACCCTCCGACTGAAGTCCCACTGCCACCcgcaaaataa